From the genome of Ammoniphilus sp. CFH 90114, one region includes:
- a CDS encoding ATP-binding protein, with the protein MKELMNQMFSIILRFILYEIFWSDKINITESKKGKAITALFGSLSIILCMSFPFASSSGFIYDLRYIPLVLITLYAGYEVCLLVSLIMFGYRYIIGGDGFYLSVIIMIFVIPFILFWVPRFRTCNPKKRVMMGVLVSFGVAVIDLIVSIAWIPDLFGKEIISYILLSIPFVTIGMAITISLIERIKQNNAIQQQLREAEKLKVVSQLASSIAHEVRNPLTVVRGFIQLFIEGNTTPDKRQQYSKIMLEELERAQFIIDDYLSFARPEIGRIEVIDVNSIVSNATNIMSSYATANGVDIVQNLDENLYLQADKRKLTQVIVNIAKNAVEAMPHSGTLEFRTETRNDEILIHIIDEGIGMSQEQIERLGFPFYSTKDKGTGLGMMVSFQIVRMMNGRIQVQSELGKGTQFSILLPRWKEGT; encoded by the coding sequence ATGAAGGAACTTATGAATCAGATGTTTAGCATTATCCTACGATTTATTTTATATGAGATTTTCTGGAGTGACAAAATAAATATTACCGAATCAAAAAAAGGGAAAGCGATAACTGCCCTGTTTGGCAGTTTGTCTATTATTCTGTGTATGTCTTTTCCTTTTGCTTCCTCGTCTGGTTTTATCTATGATTTGCGATATATCCCGCTTGTGTTGATAACGCTATATGCCGGGTATGAGGTATGTCTCTTGGTCAGTCTCATCATGTTTGGATATCGATATATCATTGGCGGGGATGGATTCTACCTCTCTGTTATAATTATGATTTTTGTCATCCCTTTCATCCTGTTTTGGGTCCCTCGCTTCCGTACTTGTAACCCTAAGAAACGAGTGATGATGGGAGTTCTTGTTTCGTTTGGTGTTGCTGTCATCGATCTGATCGTTTCTATAGCTTGGATCCCTGACCTCTTTGGAAAGGAGATCATTTCCTATATCCTCTTGTCTATTCCTTTTGTAACCATCGGTATGGCCATAACGATTTCACTAATTGAAAGAATCAAACAGAACAATGCAATTCAACAACAGTTGCGGGAGGCAGAAAAGTTAAAGGTGGTCAGTCAACTTGCTTCGTCCATTGCTCATGAAGTAAGGAATCCCCTTACTGTCGTTCGTGGTTTTATTCAACTCTTTATTGAGGGAAATACCACACCAGATAAACGGCAACAATATTCTAAGATTATGCTAGAAGAGTTAGAAAGGGCTCAGTTTATTATTGATGATTATCTAAGCTTTGCTAGGCCTGAGATCGGCAGAATTGAAGTGATTGATGTAAACTCCATCGTGTCTAATGCTACGAACATCATGTCCTCTTATGCTACAGCTAATGGTGTAGATATTGTACAGAACCTTGATGAGAATCTGTATCTTCAAGCGGATAAGAGAAAGCTTACCCAGGTCATTGTCAACATTGCAAAAAATGCTGTAGAAGCTATGCCCCACAGTGGAACTTTGGAATTTCGTACAGAGACTAGAAACGATGAAATTTTGATTCATATTATTGATGAAGGCATCGGAATGAGCCAAGAACAAATAGAGAGATTAGGCTTTCCATTTTATTCAACGAAGGATAAGGGTACAGGTTTAGGCATGATGGTCAGTTTTCAGATCGTCAGGATGATGAACGGAAGAATACAAGTGCAAAGTGAATTAGGAAAAGGAACTCAATTCTCCATTTTATTGCCTAGGTGGAAGGAGGGCACCTAG
- a CDS encoding MDR family MFS transporter codes for MNNPNESRDKGGTFGNKENFLVIMVMILGVFVAILNETLLNVALPKIMGEIGILPSTAQWLTTGYLLVIGVLIPVTAFLIQRFSTRTLFLTAMGVFTLGTFIAAIAPGFFVLLIGRVLQAAGTGLLFPLLTNVVFSIVPLEKRGSAMGTIGIVITFAPAIGPTVSGIIVEHFSWRMLFYSVLPIALFVIGFAYFKLKNVTETTHPKVDLPSLLLSTLGFGGIVYGFSSAGEGHGGWSSYEVLIPVTIGLVSLALFTWRQLTIEQPLLDLRTFKYNVFRMSTVIMMVVMMALFSGMMLLPLFLQNGLGYSPLEAGFIMLPGGIVMGIMSPITGRLFDRFGARWLAVVGLGLMSLTLWQFAFITVSTAYVTIMVLNTFFMLGISMLMMPVMTNALNELPRGLYPHGTAIISTLQQVAGAVGTALLVTVMTNGSRRFLENLGASSGTPDPAQQVLALTAGMKSAFLLAFALVVIAWIASFFLKRAVPPDMELKEKRIPAH; via the coding sequence GTGAATAATCCTAATGAATCCCGAGACAAGGGAGGGACCTTCGGGAATAAAGAGAATTTTTTAGTCATCATGGTCATGATATTAGGGGTTTTTGTTGCGATTCTGAACGAAACTCTCCTGAATGTGGCCCTGCCCAAAATTATGGGCGAAATCGGGATCTTACCGAGTACGGCTCAATGGTTAACAACAGGTTATCTACTTGTTATTGGCGTGCTGATACCCGTCACCGCTTTTTTAATCCAGCGGTTCTCAACCAGAACACTGTTCCTGACGGCGATGGGGGTATTCACACTGGGGACTTTTATTGCAGCCATTGCCCCGGGCTTTTTCGTCTTGTTAATTGGAAGAGTCTTGCAAGCAGCAGGAACAGGGTTACTCTTCCCTCTACTTACGAATGTCGTGTTCTCTATCGTACCTCTTGAAAAGAGAGGTTCTGCTATGGGGACCATCGGAATTGTGATTACCTTCGCTCCTGCTATTGGACCCACTGTATCGGGGATTATTGTAGAACACTTTAGTTGGCGTATGCTATTCTATAGTGTTTTGCCTATTGCTCTATTTGTAATCGGGTTTGCTTACTTTAAGCTGAAAAATGTGACGGAGACCACGCATCCTAAGGTTGATCTTCCGTCGCTTCTTCTATCTACCCTTGGATTTGGGGGGATCGTATATGGTTTTAGTAGTGCTGGAGAAGGACATGGGGGATGGTCAAGTTATGAGGTTCTTATCCCTGTTACCATCGGGTTGGTCTCTTTGGCACTGTTCACTTGGAGGCAGCTAACGATAGAACAGCCGTTACTTGATTTAAGAACCTTTAAATACAACGTGTTTAGAATGTCGACTGTCATTATGATGGTCGTGATGATGGCCCTGTTCTCGGGTATGATGTTACTGCCTTTATTCTTGCAGAACGGATTAGGGTACAGTCCTTTAGAAGCGGGTTTTATCATGTTGCCGGGTGGTATTGTGATGGGGATTATGTCCCCGATTACGGGAAGGTTATTTGATCGATTTGGGGCGAGGTGGCTTGCCGTTGTTGGATTAGGATTGATGAGTTTGACGCTATGGCAGTTTGCTTTTATTACCGTGTCTACAGCTTACGTTACCATCATGGTATTAAATACGTTTTTTATGCTTGGGATCTCGATGTTGATGATGCCGGTCATGACCAACGCTCTGAACGAGTTGCCTCGTGGGTTGTATCCACATGGGACTGCAATTATTAGTACCCTGCAACAGGTTGCGGGTGCTGTCGGTACGGCGTTACTTGTTACAGTAATGACGAATGGTTCGAGAAGATTTCTTGAAAATTTGGGAGCTTCAAGTGGAACTCCTGATCCTGCCCAACAGGTATTAGCCTTGACGGCTGGAATGAAGAGTGCTTTTTTATTAGCTTTCGCACTGGTTGTAATTGCCTGGATTGCCTCGTTCTTTCTTAAACGTGCTGTTCCACCTGACATGGAACTCAAGGAGAAGCGGATACCTGCGCATTAA
- a CDS encoding aldo/keto reductase family oxidoreductase, protein MRVMPLEKRGITRTRILLGCMGFGGGWNADPITVEDIVRAEEAIDVALSVGITMFDHADIYTMGKAEAVFGKILRKQSNLREKIIIQSKCGIRFADEKGPGRYDFSERHIIQSVDGSLQRLGVDYLDVLLLHRPDPLMDLEEVSSAFQQLKGSGKVRYFGVSNMNKAQIHLLQTYCEVPLVVNQLEMSLNKLDWLDQGVLVNQKEGISTHFADGLLEHCMIHNIQIQAWSPLAKGIYSREDKGHLSEVEINTRKLVAKMAVEKDTTKEAIVLGWLMRHPIKIQPVIGTINPERIKNCEDAVRQSELMTREEWYALYVTARGGKLP, encoded by the coding sequence ATGCGAGTGATGCCATTGGAGAAGCGGGGTATAACAAGGACTCGTATCCTATTAGGTTGCATGGGATTTGGCGGAGGATGGAATGCAGATCCGATTACTGTGGAGGACATCGTGAGAGCGGAAGAAGCAATAGATGTCGCGCTTTCTGTCGGAATTACGATGTTTGATCACGCAGATATTTATACGATGGGAAAAGCGGAAGCTGTATTCGGCAAGATTTTACGTAAACAGTCAAATCTAAGAGAGAAAATCATCATTCAAAGTAAATGTGGGATACGCTTCGCTGATGAGAAAGGACCTGGTAGGTACGATTTTTCCGAGCGACACATCATTCAATCTGTAGATGGAAGTTTACAACGCTTAGGTGTTGACTATCTCGATGTCTTGTTGTTACACCGCCCAGATCCCTTAATGGATCTGGAAGAAGTTTCCAGTGCTTTTCAACAGCTAAAAGGGTCAGGCAAGGTTCGATATTTTGGCGTTTCCAATATGAATAAGGCGCAAATTCATTTACTGCAAACCTACTGTGAGGTTCCCCTTGTCGTTAATCAGTTGGAGATGAGTTTAAATAAACTGGATTGGCTAGATCAAGGAGTTTTGGTGAATCAGAAAGAAGGGATATCCACTCACTTTGCCGATGGCTTACTTGAACATTGCATGATCCATAACATTCAAATTCAGGCCTGGTCTCCTCTAGCCAAAGGTATCTATTCTAGAGAAGATAAGGGTCACTTATCAGAGGTGGAGATCAATACGAGGAAATTGGTAGCGAAGATGGCTGTTGAGAAGGACACAACAAAGGAAGCCATTGTCCTCGGTTGGTTGATGCGACATCCCATAAAGATTCAGCCAGTGATCGGGACGATCAACCCAGAACGGATTAAGAATTGTGAGGATGCGGTGCGCCAGTCTGAGCTGATGACACGGGAGGAATGGTACGCTCTTTATGTGACAGCGCGGGGGGGAAAGCTACCTTAG
- a CDS encoding spore germination protein, whose translation MSTIINIYCIKINNISNNGSINIGDALHNAPTANTKSQGVNSSYGDQSPTTAGMENVFIDPDMNDQGDIGNTESTTTTQG comes from the coding sequence ATGTCCACCATCATTAACATCTATTGTATAAAAATAAACAATATATCTAACAATGGTTCGATTAATATTGGTGATGCCCTTCATAACGCTCCTACTGCAAACACAAAATCTCAGGGGGTAAATTCCTCCTATGGAGACCAATCTCCTACAACCGCAGGTATGGAAAATGTGTTTATTGATCCTGATATGAATGACCAAGGCGATATCGGTAACACAGAATCGACAACTACCACACAAGGCT
- a CDS encoding LysR family transcriptional regulator, producing the protein MDLQALKVFQTVVKAGSITRAAQELNYAQSNVTTKIQQLETMYQTTLFYRHNRGITLTTKGQLLLGYVERISHLIDETEKAMKDDHTPKGPLRLGSMETTAAVRLPRLLSQYHHLYPDVDLSLVTGPTEQHVQGVLQYELDGAFVAGPIDHPDLIQKVVIEEKLVLITDKIHPPLCSLGDIRTRTLLVFRAGCSYRAKLQQWMHQEGIIDPKIMEFGTLEAILGCVSAGLGVSLLPFSVIEKHVQSSTLTYHSIPEPYSSVQTLFIRRKDAITTTALARFMDMMSEAGHESID; encoded by the coding sequence TTGGATTTACAAGCACTTAAAGTGTTCCAAACGGTTGTTAAGGCGGGCAGTATTACACGTGCGGCCCAAGAGCTTAATTACGCCCAATCAAATGTAACAACTAAAATTCAACAATTAGAAACCATGTATCAAACTACCTTGTTCTACCGACATAATAGAGGAATTACACTCACAACTAAAGGACAACTACTACTTGGATACGTTGAACGAATCTCTCACCTCATTGATGAAACAGAAAAAGCCATGAAAGACGATCATACCCCTAAAGGGCCATTACGACTAGGTTCAATGGAGACAACGGCAGCCGTTCGGCTCCCGCGCCTTCTTTCTCAGTATCACCATCTATACCCTGACGTCGATCTTTCTCTTGTAACAGGTCCAACTGAGCAGCATGTTCAAGGTGTCCTGCAGTATGAATTAGACGGAGCATTTGTCGCTGGCCCAATCGACCACCCTGACCTTATTCAGAAGGTCGTTATCGAAGAAAAACTCGTCCTCATCACGGATAAAATTCATCCACCCTTGTGCTCTCTAGGAGACATTCGAACTCGCACTTTACTTGTTTTTCGTGCCGGATGTTCCTACCGAGCCAAGCTCCAACAGTGGATGCACCAAGAGGGAATTATAGATCCTAAAATCATGGAATTTGGTACACTTGAAGCCATTTTGGGTTGTGTCTCTGCCGGTTTGGGTGTTAGCCTGCTTCCCTTCTCCGTAATAGAAAAACATGTTCAGTCCAGTACCCTTACCTATCATTCCATCCCAGAGCCTTACTCGTCTGTTCAAACCCTATTCATACGACGAAAAGACGCTATCACGACGACAGCGCTAGCTAGGTTTATGGACATGATGAGTGAAGCAGGTCACGAATCCATAGATTGA
- a CDS encoding bifunctional 4-hydroxy-2-oxoglutarate aldolase/2-dehydro-3-deoxy-phosphogluconate aldolase — MSFYDRLKEERIVVILRDVPDEHLLAVADALYTGGIRLLEITMNTEGAAQQIESLSREFDGKLLVGAGTVLDKEIAETALRAGAKYLITPNLDVEVLDFGRENQVDVLPGVMTPSEIVMAHRAGARMVKLFPTKSLGLDYFKELQGPLRHIPMVAVGGVTLQNAKEFLAAGAVGIGIGGSILNQEAMRKGNYHVIREKARAFVEAVKE; from the coding sequence ATGAGCTTTTATGACCGATTAAAGGAAGAACGTATTGTCGTAATTCTTCGGGATGTTCCGGATGAGCATCTGCTTGCTGTGGCTGATGCCTTGTATACAGGAGGGATTCGCTTACTTGAAATTACTATGAACACAGAGGGAGCTGCGCAGCAAATTGAATCTTTATCCCGAGAATTTGACGGAAAACTATTGGTCGGAGCGGGTACGGTTCTCGATAAAGAAATTGCAGAAACTGCCCTGCGAGCTGGGGCAAAATATTTGATCACCCCAAACCTAGATGTTGAGGTGCTAGATTTTGGGAGAGAGAATCAAGTAGATGTTCTGCCAGGGGTCATGACCCCTTCAGAGATTGTCATGGCTCATCGTGCTGGAGCGAGGATGGTCAAGCTATTTCCGACTAAGAGTCTAGGCCTCGACTATTTTAAAGAATTGCAAGGCCCGCTTCGACACATTCCTATGGTTGCTGTTGGGGGAGTGACATTACAAAATGCAAAGGAATTTTTGGCAGCAGGTGCTGTAGGGATTGGCATAGGTGGTAGTATACTGAATCAGGAAGCGATGAGGAAAGGGAATTATCATGTGATTCGTGAAAAGGCCCGGGCCTTCGTAGAAGCTGTCAAAGAATAA
- a CDS encoding helix-turn-helix domain-containing protein, producing MRNWLVDLRKRKGLTQEDVAARSFINRAYYAQIEKGSRNPSMDVAKQIAQTLGFSATAFYMDDLREPFQLALQNSPIIIAHCDLELRYTWIFNPHADFQNQDVIGKRDDDLAMNQGILDLMSLKQKVKDTGQTVKGKIRFPLSDGVHTYYVFGEPLRNLEGELIGIMTASMDISDS from the coding sequence TTGAGGAACTGGTTAGTAGACTTAAGAAAGAGGAAAGGTCTAACCCAAGAGGATGTTGCTGCTAGATCTTTCATCAACCGGGCTTATTATGCCCAAATTGAAAAAGGAAGTCGTAATCCTAGCATGGATGTAGCTAAACAAATTGCTCAGACACTGGGGTTTAGTGCTACAGCATTTTATATGGATGATCTCCGTGAGCCTTTCCAACTGGCATTACAAAACTCCCCTATTATCATTGCTCATTGCGACCTAGAACTTCGATACACATGGATTTTCAATCCACATGCCGACTTTCAGAACCAGGACGTCATAGGGAAAAGAGATGATGATCTTGCTATGAATCAAGGGATCCTGGACTTGATGTCTCTTAAACAAAAAGTGAAAGATACTGGGCAAACTGTAAAAGGAAAAATTAGATTTCCATTATCTGATGGCGTACATACCTATTACGTATTTGGCGAACCTCTGCGAAATCTGGAAGGTGAGTTGATTGGAATCATGACGGCTTCTATGGATATATCGGACTCTTAG